TGGAGATGGTCCATTCCTGAATAGCTCCCCGGGTGGACACTCCCCTCCTGAAGAACTGGTGCCCTCTCCTGCACGGTTCAGTCCCCGCCGAGAGCTGGTGTGGAAGTGAGTGTAGCTGCATAAATCCACACCTGACCTTCCTCTCATTTCACCCAGGATAATTTCCATCCCAAGCACACTCAGTTGTTCTGCATGAGCCTGGGCATCTTCTACACAAATGGGGGGGGTTGAGGAATAGACTgtgccagccccacagcaggaGCACATGCTCTGCAGTCCTCTCCCAACATGGCATGATGTGGAATGGAGACAGTGCAGAGAAAGACTTGATTTACTAGTCAGACAAGTTCATCCAGCCCTGGTAAAATGTGTCTCTGATTTAACACACTTGGTTTGCTTTTCAGGCAGAATTCAACTCCCCTTTGCAAAGCCCTCGTGCTTCATTTCTGTGGATTTTGACAGGGTGCTTTATGTCTGGGGAGAAATCAGCGGTGTTTGAGATAGTTAGATGAGCAGATTTGATTACTGTCccgctgctgcagcagcaggatacagaggagcaggcagggaaaaCTGATAATCACTCAGTCTTTGCGATTGGTGCCAGCCTGACCCCACTGAGCAAGACCCGATCTGGTGACATGTCTTCTCTGTGGTGTGGCCTGGAGGAGGAAAGTCACTGCTGATGGCCGGGAGCCTGGTGCAGGGCGAATCCTAATGCAGTGCTCTGTCCTTTGCTGCCTGGCAGGTGTGAGAAGTGCTACCTCTGTAAGTCACTGGTGCCACTGCTGCAGTATCAGAGGCATGTGGACAGCTGCCTTCAGGCTGCTAGGCAAGCTCAGGGAACCAGGAGGCTGCGAAGAGCCAAGGTGAGGGGCAACCCTGCAGACTGTCTCCTTTGCTTTGTGCTGGGTTTGGGGCTGGGTTGGCAGCAGGAGCTGTTTCCCTGGTTGACGGGATGAGCTGACCTGGTGTAGGACTGCCGGTCCCTGTGGGCCACCATGGCCAGAGAACTTATTGCCCTCCTTCCCACGATGCTCTGTGAGAGCATGGGCCAGTCCCAGGGGTGAGCTAATCCAGCAGAGCTGCCAGTAACCTctccagcaggcaggcagccagggctgTCCCGCTGCCAGACAGCGTGCCTCAGTCCTGCGGGCTTCCTTGGCTGAATATAGATGGAGGGCAGTGTCAGGGTGACAAGCGTATCTGACTGTCCACAAGCTCTTTCCCATTCagagctggagcagggggagctgCTTGGTGCTGGGACCAAACGGCAGCATCCCGGGAGAAATGTGGGGGAGCGAATGCAGTGGAGATATGCCGGGTGTGGGAGACGTGCCTTGCTAGAggaggtgggaggcaggagtGTGGGTAGCAGCTGGCTCACAGTCACTCGCCAGGTGTTGGCCCCCACTGTGCTTTTTCCTGCTTGTGGCAGTCCGGGAGAGCACAGAAAGGGTCCTTCCAGGCCTTCCTACTGGTTCCTTTGGGCAAAGCGCTAGTGCTGCAGCTTTGCCTGCATTCAGAGATGTGATTCTCAGCATGAAGATGCAACATGATGTCTTAGTTTCGTATAATCCCTTAAATCCATCACAGGCCCCAGCCCTTTGGGGATTCAGATGCAAATGATGAGATTTCTGGTTGATGATTTTGGCTGGGACACAGCCAAGTGCTGTGTGGTTCACAGAGTGCTGCAGGACACGGCTGCTCCTGCATGTGACCGGCTCTGTGGGGGCTGTTTGActgtccctgtgccccacagCTGGCTGGCCTGTGGGGTCCCACACACAGACATAGACACAGGGCATGGGGGAAAGGTGCTGGAGCTGGGCGGCCCTTGGGGACAGCTTGGCAAGGCTCTGTGTTTCCTCTGGCCCTGCCTTGTGCCAAGGGGGCAGCTCAGGTGACAGCTCACTGGAGGGCAGGCCATGCCTGGGCATGGGCTGGGGCATTTGAAAGCTTCCTAGTGGTACTGTTGGGCTGGCGGGTTCCTGCCACGGCCCGTTTTGGGGTGCTTTGCAGCTCCAACCCCGCAGATGGGATGCCAGTGCCTTCCAGAGCAGTtctgggggcagggagcagccaggagAGGGGACTTTACTGGGCCAGCAAGGCTCAAAGCGGTCAGGTCAAGTGGTCTTCCCTGAGCCTGCATGACCGGCGTGGCTGAATCTTCCCCAGGGCTGAGAGGGGGCACAAGATGTGCGTTCCTTGTCTGGCTGTGCCCTGGAGAAGGCCCTTTCCTCCAGCAGCAAGCCCCTCAGACGGAGCGGGATGGAGCCCGCCCTTGGAGGTGCAGTGCTGGGATGTGCCTGAGCCGTGGCAGAGCCCCTGGTGCCCACACTTCTCTGTTACAGCCCCGTGCTTGCTggctgggtttggggggtgtCTTCCTGCACCCTGGCCTCCCTCCTTAGTGGGCTCTGCTTTATTAACTGCCCTCAGCTACGTTTGCTTAGGCACCAGTCAGGCTGGGCACGGGGCAGTGCCCTTCCCGTTGGCAgctggctgtgctcagctggAGGTCCTGGCACCACAGGACTCTCGCTTGTGTCCAGCCTGACCCCGTGAGCTGGGGGAATGTGTGGCCACGGGGCCGCCCTGGCTACGGGGCTCCCTCGAAGCAGCACTGTGACGGTGATTCTTCTCTCCTTGGCAGGACGGTGGAAGGCAGGAGAGGGGACTCCTCAGGATGCTGGAGCTCTCAGAAAGCAAGTCTGCAGGTGGGAAGCTGCTCTGTGCATGCCTGGTTGGGTCAGGGCTGCTCTCTCCTTTCACTCCTGGCTCAgtctgggctgtgctgggacagcaAATTCCCCTTGAAGGGGCCTGTTCTTCCTGagcagagcagggggctgtgggCTTAGCTGGCTATTGGCATCCCCCAGCTGCCTGCATGCATCCCTGCCTGTGCCCACGGGACCTTTGCCAGCGCCCAGAGCCCTCGCAGGGGTAGGGGTGTGCTCTGAACCGTTGCACCAAGAAATGTCCAGCTTcccggggggtggcggggtgCCTCCCGTCCCTGACTGTGTGCCGGTGCTTCCCACCACGGGTCCAAGCGCAGGAGGAGACGAGGGGGGAGAAAATGCTCCCAGCAACCATGGCTCATGctggagggcaggcaggcaggcagggctgacaCTCGCTCTTGTTGCAGGTGCTGATGCGGGGACCCCCCTCGCTGGACTAGGAGACCAACAGTCCCCTCCCATGCTCTCAGCCAGAGATGGGGGGCCGGTGGCAGAcagccccagctccctctggCACCTTCCTTTCGACGTTTCCCCTGCGAAACCCAGCGTCTCCTCAGAAGCCACAGACTCCGGGGTAGACGTGGAGCTGCGTGCGGCTCTGCGCTTGGGCAGCCAGCAGCAGACCAAAGGCTGCCGCCGGAGAAAGCGCAAGTTCTGAGGCCAGAGGTGTGGcaggaccccccctccccggctccccgcaccccAGCGAGGGTCTGCGTGGCACTGTACCCCTGCTTCACCTGCAGCCTTGTTCTCCCACCCCCCTTTTATATGTTTTATACGACCTGTGCAGGGAGGGCCGGGTGGAGAAGTGATTGTGTGTTTTATAGGTGCCTGTGCAGCTTTGCTCTCTGTTAAAgaaatggaaatatatttatgtatgtttttatgAAACTGCAGAAACACGGAGGAGCTGTGCTATCTTTCACTGGGGAATGGGAGGCgctggagggaggaggaacaGGAGACGCTGCGTCCAAAATCACACCGCCCGCGGGCAGTCCTCGGGCGCTGGGGGGTGGCACTAATCGGGGACGCTCCCGAGCCTGCCCTGCCCGATGCTCTGGGAGCGGCGGAGGGCCCCTGGGTGCCGGAGCTGCCACGGCCGTGTCCTTGTGTCTTCCCTgtccgccggggccggggggcggctcTGCCTGCGGGCGGCTCCCAGGGCAGGACGGAGCCCCGGGCTGGGCCGTGGGGGTCCCCCGCTCCTCACCCTGCCGCGGAGCCCCTcgccgggggaggagggggggggcttATCACTGTGCTGCTTAATTAATGGGACGAGCTGATGCAGAGCTAATTAAAATTCGCTCTCCAATTTAAAAGCGCCGGGGGGAACGGAGGGCGAtgctgcgcggccgcggggcgcggCCCCTCCCGCGGGGCGCCCCCATTGGCcagggcggggccggcggcgcggcggggccggccaaTGGCGGGGCGAGGCGCCCGCGGGCGCTGATGCTGTTGCCATGGCAACGGCAGCGGCGTTGGCAACGGTTCCCCCCGCGCCGCACCGGCCGCCCCTCGGCCAGCGACCCCCCATCCCCCTCGGCCACCGACGCCCCAGCCATGGACAGCCCCGGCCGCCGCGGTGCCCTGTCCCGGTTGGGCCGGGGGCCGAGGACCTCCCGGGAGCACAGTCCCGCCGCACCCAGCTCGGACGGCCCCTCCCGGTGGGCGCTGGGCCCGGaggagcggggccgcccggcccTGAAGCGGTGAGGGGctccggcccggcggcggccgagTGAAGCCGCGTGTGGGGAAGGTGCGGTCGGGGGTGGGGACGAGGCCGAGcgggctccccctgccccccgAGTGTTGCACCGCCCCGGGCAGGGGAGAGACGGGCCTCCGGCCTCTTGCAGGTGGAGGCGAGacgcaggcagggccaggcaggggcaGCCCCCTCCTTCCGTAGCCCCGGAGGACAGCCCCGACTCCATCGCTGTCGTGGGGCACAGCTGCCCCCTCTACCCCCGGCTGCTTTGTCGCGATTGCAGTGGGAGGACACTGCAAAGGGACGATGCCGTCGAGACCGCGGCCCCATGGAGCAGGGACGCAGAGGGGAGGTGGGAAGCAGAGCCGAGGAccggggggctgccccccgcccagCCCTGCTCATGTGCTTGGACGTGGGCACCGTGTGTCCTGTCCTCCtgcgggccggggctcggcgggtGACATGCCACCTACCTCCACGCAGGTCCCCAGTGAGCCATCAGCTGGGCCACCGGAGCGATGGGCCCTGCTGCACACCGGTAAGGCCCATCCCTGCCCCGCGCCCAGCGAGAGGCATCCCCTGCCCTTCAGACCCGCCCTAACCACCTGTCCCCAGGTACAACGAGCCCTGCTAGCGCTCACCATCCCTCTGGAGACGCTGCAGGTGGTGAAGGGCCGCATGCTGCAGGCCATGCGCAAGGGGCTGAGCCGCCAGATGCACGCACAGGCCAACGTGCGGATGTTGCCCACTTACATCTGCTCTGTGCCCGATGGCACCGGTAAGGCAGCCCGGCCTGGGGATGGGCTGCTCAGATACCTGCAGCCCCCCACACCTCTCTGGACTtggccctgggggtgctggggaggggtgcACTGGTCTCTGGTCAAGTTATGGGGTCCATAAGCTGCCCTTGCACTGCCTCTGCCAGTCCCCAGTGCAGGGGCAGAGTCCAGGAGCTGGTTCCCTTGGCCCCTAGGGTGGTGTCAGGCTCTCGGGAGCCTTCCCCATGGGTGAGTGACTGTCCCTGGGACAGGGTGAGGAGCAGATTTTAGGGGATATGCCACAGGGGAGGTTTCTGCCTGACACTGCTTCCGCTACCCCACAGAGAAGGGTGACTTGCTGGTGGTAGAGCTGTGCCAGAGCCACGTCCGTACCCTGCGGATGACCCTCTCAGGCTATGGGAACCAGAGCCCCGAAGTGATGTACAAGATCTTTGACATGCCAGGGGACATCAAGCAGGGCAAGGGGGAAGCGGTACGAGGAGGCCGTGGCAGGGGGTGGCTGGTGCTGGACTGCCTGGCACCATGGAGGCTTGGCAGGGCTCCGGGCCGGTGCTGGGGCCCTGAGCTGCCTCCCGCAGCCTGGGTTCTGCCTAAGGGGAGCAGCCGGTCACCCCCTGCCATGGCTTTGCAGCTCTTTGACTTCATCGCACAATGCGTGCGCCAGTTCCTGGCTGGTATCAGCAGCCCCCAGCAACGCCTCCCCTTGGGCTTCGTCTTCCCCTTCAGCTGCAGGCAGATGGGGCTGGACAAGGTGAGTGGGCAGCCTTGTCccggggctgcagctgcagccacctcctccccagcacaTCAGAGGTGGGGAGCGAAGCTGGCCCGATGCCAGAGACCAATGGCCCAGCCACGTGCTCTCCATAGGCTGAACTCATTTGCTGGTCCAAGGGCTTCAGCTGCAGTGACGTGGAGGGGAAGGATGTTGTGGAGTTGCTGCAGTCAGCCATCAACAAGCAGGAGGTGGGTgactgtggggtggggggggcctgGCTGGGGTCTCACCCTGTGGAGCAGCTGATGATGCTCTTACTTTGCCCCCGGCCAGCTCTGCCATGTGGATGTTGTTGCCCTGATGAACGACACTGTGGGCACCATGATGACCTGCAGCACGGAGGGGGAACCCTGTGAGGTCGCCTTGGTTATGGGTGAGCAGTGGGTACCCCCCGTGCCAGGGTggtgggtgtgggggggctgTTCCAGTGCTCACGCCCACCGCTCCCCACAGGCACGAGCACCAACAGCTGCTTCATGGCCGAGGCACAGCAGGTGGAGATGGCAGGGAAGGCCAGCGGGCAGATGTGTGTCAACACTGAATGGGGCTGCTTTGGAGACGATGGCTCCCTGAGCGACATCCTGACCCCCTATGACCAGCGTGTGGACCAGGAATCTGCCAACCCCGGGGAGAAGAGGTGCACCCACCCCCCTAGCTAGGGCAGAGTTCCTGGGGCTCCCTGTCCATCCCAGAGCACGTCAGGCCCACCAACAGGAACACATGGCCCCCTGTGATGCTCCTGGGTGCTCTCAAAGGGccaaggggtgctgggggggacacagctgacTGTGGCTCAGGCTTCATACAGGTTTGAGAAACTGGTGGGTAGCCTGTACCTGGGGGAGATCGTCCGGCATGTGCTGACTGCCCTGGCTGCTGAGAAAGCACTCCTCATTGGGAGCAACATTGACGTCCTGAGGACCAAGGATGTACTCAAGACCCAGCATGTGCTGGAGATCAGCAAGTGAGTGTCAGGggaccaggagctgctgcaggtggGAGGATGGGCGATGATGGGTGGATGCCCGCAGCTGTGAGCCAGTGGCCCTGTAAGCCAGCGCTGTGCTTTCCCTTGCAGCAATGAGGAAGGCATGGCCATGGCACGGAGCGCTCTGGAGACTCTGGGGCTGCAGCCGAGCGAGCAGGATTGCTGCCGGGTGCAGCAGATCTGCCGGGCGGTGGTGAGCCGTGCCGCCGCGCTTGGTGCCGCCGGGCTGGCTGCCATCCTCAGCCACATGCGCCAGAGCCGGGAGCTGGAGCAGATGGTGGTCAATGTGGGGGTGGACAGCAAATTGTACCGGGGCCACAGCAGGTGAGGAGGGACACGGGACTCCTGGTGGGGTCCCACCCCTGCAGGGTGCCTCACATCCAGCCCTTGCCATCTTCTTCTACCTCGGTCAGGTTTGGGGAGATCCTGCAGAGTGTGACAGGGCTGCTGGCCCCTGAGTGCAGGGCCACCCTCTTGCCCTCAGTGGATGGGACCGGGCGGGGAGCAGCCATGGTGACAGCGGTGGCTCTGCGCCTGGCGGCCCAGCGCCGCGAGGTGGAACAGCTGCTGGCCCCACTGCGGCTCAGCCACGCCGACCTGGAGCGTGTCCAGGTGCTGATGAGGCGGGagatggagctggggctgggccgTGAGAGCAATGCCAACTCCTCCGTCCGCATGCTGCCCACCTATGTCCGCAGCACACCCGATGGCACTGGTGAGGGTCAGGGATCTCAGGAAGGGAGTGCCAGGGGGGCCATGGCCCTGCTGATGCCCTGTGTTGGCTCCCTGCAGAGCGAGGAGAATTCCTGGCGTTGGACCTGGGGGGGACCAATTTCCGGGTGCTGGTGGTGCGTGTGGCACAGGACGGCATCCACATGGCCAGCGAGATCTATGTCATCCCCACCACCGTCATGCAGGGCACCGGCGAGGCGGTGAGGTTGAGGACCCGTGGCCAAGGGATGGGGCAAGGGGGTGGGAATTGCCTCCTCCCTCactgccccggggctggggctggggcggggagAGCTCCTGTGGCATCTCCCCAGCCTGGGCCCTGCTGACCACAGCCACTCTCTGCAGCTCTTTGACCACATTATCGAGTGCATCATGGACTTCCAGCTGAAGCAGAACCTGATGGACCAGGTCCTGCCACTGGGCttcaccttctccttcccctgccagcagctgggcctGGATAAGGTGAGGGGGTGGCTCTGGCCCCAGGGGGATGAGGGGGGCCCCAGGGTGTGAGgcagctgcccagcccctgctcctgcctcttgTAGGCAGTACTGCTGAGCTGGACCAAAGGCTTCAGCGCCTCGGGCTGCGTGGGGCAGGATGTGGTCCATCTGCTGCGGGAGGCTGCCCAGCGCAAACAGGTAGGGAAGGGCTGGGGGTCCAGCCCCTGTCCCCGGGGTGCCACCCTGCACCCAGGCGGTGCCAGCCCAAGAAGGTGGTTGGGTGACACTAAGACATGTGTCCCTATCTCCGGTTTGGCAGCACTTAGGGCTGAAGGTGGTGGCTGTTGTCAATGACACGGTGGGAACCATGATGTCCTGTGGCTATGAAGACCCCAAATGTGAAATCGGCCTCATCGTTGGTGAGGAGCACCTCTGCACTCAGGGGgtctcccatcccctccccgccACCCTCAGCCTATGTGGCATGGCACAGGGTGCCAGGCAGCTATGCCAGGGCTGTGGTAGGGGTGACACCAGCATGgggcctgcagggacagggaccaATGCCTGCTACATGGAGGAGATGGAGAACGTGGGCACCGTGGAGGGGGAGCAGGGCCGCATGTGCATCAACATGGAGTGGGGAGCCTTTGGGGACAATGGCTGCCTGGATGACTTCTTCACCAACTTTGACCGGCTGGTGGATGAGAAAACCATCAACATGGGCAAGCAGAGGTGGGTGAGAACCCTGGAGAGGGGAAGGGACTGGGTGGGAGTGGCTGTGCCTGGCTAAGGCTGTGCCTGGGGCAGGTTCGAGAAGCTCATCAGTGGCATGTACCTGGGTGAGATTGTGCGTCATGTCCTTCTGGCGCTGGTGGAGAAACAGGTCCTGTTTCGTGGCAAGCCCTGCCCTAAGCTCCAAACCAGGGACATCTTCCAGACTAAGTTCCTCTCCACCATCGAGACGTGAGTGCTGGGCTGCGGTGGGTTCCctgagcctgggctggggggtgTGAAGCCAGAGCCCCAAGAGAGGGGCCATGCTACATGGATGGGCACCTGCAGGGTGGTGACATCTCCAGCCCataagatggggacagggatggggacagtggTGCTAACAGTGCCTCTGGTCCATGGCAGGGATGGGCTGGCTCTGCAGAAGGTACGGGCCATCCTGCAGGACCTGGACCTCCAGGCCAGCTTTGAGGACAGCATACTGGTGCGGGAAGTGTGCCAGACCGTGTCCCTGCGAGCGGCCCAGCTCTGCGCTGCCGGCCTGGCTGCCGTGGTGGAGAAGATGCGGGAGAACCGGGGCCTGGCCCGGCTGTCCGTCACCGTGGGGGTGGATGGCACCTTGTACAAGATGCACCCAcagtgagtggggctgggggtggcaggtACTCAGTGGGGACCCTTGCCCTATGGCAGGGGTCAGTGGGGGACCATGGGGGGCACCAGCCCTCACcctcccctcctgtccccccccagcttCTCCCAGAACCTCCAGAAGATGCTGCGGGACCTGGCACCCAACTGCACCGTCACCCTCCTGCAGTCGGAGGATGGTTCAGGGAAAGGGGCCGCGCTCGTGGCGGCCGTGGCCTGGCGTGAGGCCGAGCTCTAGGGACAGCCACCGCTGCCACCCCCGGCACCCCAATAAAGCACTTGGCTCCACACCTCCGAATCCTgtgggggggcacggggcagggcaggcagcgcaCGGCCGGGCACAGCCCCACGTAGCAATATATATCGAATTTATTTACATTCACGTTCGGCAGACCCCCCGCCCGCGGCACCGCTATGTACATAAGGCCAAGTGTAAATACTTGAATGCActtaatacagaatttaaaaaacgGTCTTTACACAACACGGCAcggggcccggggctgcccggccccacaCGCAGACAGCACGACGGCACCGCACGCACGACGCACACCCAGGGCCCCCCGCCACGGGGCTGCGGgacccccggggccgggctgagccccgccGCTGCAGCGCTGAGGGGGGGCCCGGCCGCGGTGGGGCACAGGCATCTCTCTCTCGCAAGGGGGCCAGGCAGCCCTCCCCAcgggctgtggggcagcaggggcctGGGGGCCGGCCAgggccccctccccctgccccccacgGAGCAGGGTTGGGCCCCCCGCCCCACCGTGCTCAGCACTCAGCCTCGGAGACGGCAAAGAGGGCACTGTCCTGCTTGCCCACCTCGGCCACAGCAGCGGCCAGCTGCGAGAGGTTGCCGTTGGGGAAGTGCCGCGCTTCCCACAGGTTGAGGATCatggccgtggggctgggcttcGAGGCGAAGAAGCTGAGATGGCTGcgggggggacagagggaccaTGTCAGGGTGCAGGGATGGGTCCGCGCCCTGGGATCAGCCCCACACCGGCCTCGCCATGGGCTCCATCCTGCTCCCAGAGTCCCACAGCATTCCGGCATCCAGCCATGGGTTCAGGATGAGGCCAGAAGCCCCCTGTCCCCATCCACCCTGCCACGCCATCCCCATCCCCAGCGCTGTCCCCATCCCGGGCCACCTGTCAAGGTTGAGTTTCTGGGCCAGTGTCCTCCAGTCGGCTCCCCGGGTGCCCGGTGGGTCCAGGCTGCTGATGATCTTCTGGCGGATGAGGAAGGGGATCTTGAAGGCACTGGGGCCCACCAGGGCCGGGGCGCCCACCTCGCTGTCAGGGACCAGCCAGTCTGAAAACCTTGTGTCCTAGCGGAGAGCAccggtggggtgtgggggggtgtgagCCCATCCTGTGGGGTCACCCCCAGGAgtgctcccccccagccctgccctcacctTGGCTATGTTGAAGTTGATGGTGAAGCTCTGCCCGTCACCCTCCACCTGCCAGACCCAGATCTTGCAGGCCAGCTCGCAGGTGCTGGGGCTCAGGCGCTCCAGGGTGAAGGTGCAgtgcaggaagggctgcagcccgCTCCAGATGTGGTAGAAGGGGATCTCCTGCAGAGAGTGATTAGGGGGGTGGGGTCAGAGTGTCAGGGACACCCCCTCTGTCCCCACTCACCAGCCAAGCTCCTCACCTGGTAGCTGGCAAGGAGTTTGCTCTTCCAGAGGGAGCTGGGCATGTCATGGATGGAGAGGCGCAGGTTGTGGTAGCTGTCCTTGAAGTGCAGCACCCGGGGGGCTCCGATCAGCTGCCcccccagctgcttctccagctggATCACctcctgccagcacaggcagCGGTCAGGAGGAGATGCTGCACCCCAgaagcccagccctgcctgcgcaGCCATCGCTCCAAGATGGGCTGGGGGGTGTTgcatggggacccccccagtACCTTGAGGACGTCCTGGGTGTCGCTGAGGCAGTAGACACGGATGTTGTACTCGAGCGAGGGGCAGGCGGCCGGCGCAAACAGGACCAGCTTGAGGCGCTTGGAGGCCGCCATGCTGAGGGACTCCCCGACCAGGGCGAAGCGCCCCAGCTGCTCCGTGAAGATGTAACAAGCCTGCGCTTCCAGCTGGCAGTAGTACAGCTCCGTGCACGGCTCGGCGCCCAGCTGCAGCACGTCCTGCGGCACCCAGGCAGAGATGCACCCCAGCCATGGGCATCCCCCCCTTCAACCCCGACCCCCTCGCCCCCAGCGGACACTCACCTCCCACGTGCCCTCACACGACTGCTTCTTCAGTCGGATGCTCCAGTTCTCAGCACTGGCCTCCACACAGTGACCCATGGCCAGGATGGCGGGACGGGTGAGGAGAACCCCGGGGGGGCCACAACTGACAATGGGGCTCAGTAGTGTCTGGCAGCCGGCCAGGGGCAACCTGGGGCAATGACAGGGGCAGCTGAGCAGGGATGGTCCCACCCGCAAGCAGCCCTGCGCTCCAGCAGCCCTGGCCACGGCACCTACCTCACCTCCTCCTGCTTGTGCAGGGTCAGGTAGACCTCGTAGATCTTCCCGCGTGGGATGGCATCGGGTGGGATGAGCAGGCTGATCCCTGGGTGGGGGCGTGCAGGCGGGGGTGTGAGTCCCACGGGAACCCGCCCGCACTGGGCGATGCTCCAGCACCCTGTGCCCACCCAACCGTACCTGTGTTGGGGATCATGAGCCGCCCCCCCAAGAAGTTGAAGGTGCCGTAGGCCATGTTGGTGGTGCCGCGGGGCAGGGAGCGAAAGTAGCTCTGGGTGGAGAGCCGGGCCACGAAGTCAGCGCCCTCGGCGGCAGGCGAGCTGTGGTGCAGCGTGTGCCGCCCAGCGCCCAGCGGGCTCAGCAGGTGCCCGTTGGGCAGCTGGAGCTTGGCGGGGCCGTCCTGGCGCGGGCAGAGCGAGCCCTGGTAGGTCATGGTCGCGGTGCTGAGGTCAGGCTGGATGGTGAGCAGGCTGGGGTTGTCTGCGGCACAGAGTAGGGGACTGTGGTGCTGGGGCATGGCAGGGACAGCGGGGTCCCTGCTGGCAACACATTGGCACAGCCAGCCCCGGGGGCATGAAGCACACAGCCCCTGCCTCATGGTAAGGGCCCTATGGGGCACAGCCACCCCTGGGGGTCCAAAGGGCATCGAGCTCCCACCCCATGGCAGAGACCCTTGGGGCACAGTCactcctggggtccccagagcaCACAGGCCAACCCAGGGCACAGGCCCTAAAGAGACCAGGGACCCTACAGGACAGAGAGGCCCTACCCACAGCTGGGGACCTATGTGGCACAAAGCACTGACCCCACAGTTGGGGACCCCGTCAGATAGTGTCCCCACAGCCAGGGATCCCATAGGGCACAGAGCCCCAACTCAAGACCAGGGACCCCATGGGGCACAGAACCCACCCTGGGGCCAGGGATGCCCTGGGGCCAACAGCCCCTGCCCAGAGCCCCCCCGGGGCCACGGTCACCCCCAGATCCCGAGGGATATCATGTCCCAGTGTGGGTGCACAACCCCATCCCCGCAGCCCTCGCTCACCGGCCTTGCTGGGCTTGATGCTGACGGGCTGGAAGCCAGCGGTGAGGATGGAGGAGTCAGCCAcatcagcatccaggcccccctTCTTGCGGCAGTACACCAGcacccccaccagcagcagcagcaccaggcacaCGGCCACAGCCACCAGCCCCACGTACAGCGCCACGTCCTCCGCGCCGGGGGCAGCTGCGCAGGACAGGGCATCAGCACCCACCAGCACGTCCTGGTCCCCTATCCCAGGGGACAAC
This genomic interval from Athene noctua chromosome 12, bAthNoc1.hap1.1, whole genome shotgun sequence contains the following:
- the HK3 gene encoding hexokinase-3; the encoded protein is MLRGRGARPLPRGAPIGQGGAGGAAGPANGGARRPRALMLLPWQRQRRWQRFPPRRTGRPSASDPPSPSATDAPAMDSPGRRGALSRLGRGPRTSREHSPAAPSSDGPSRWALGPEERGRPALKRWRRDAGRARQGQPPPSVAPEDSPDSIAVVGHSCPLYPRLLCRDCSGRTLQRDDAVETAAPWSRDAEGRSPVSHQLGHRSDGPCCTPVQRALLALTIPLETLQVVKGRMLQAMRKGLSRQMHAQANVRMLPTYICSVPDGTEKGDLLVVELCQSHVRTLRMTLSGYGNQSPEVMYKIFDMPGDIKQGKGEALFDFIAQCVRQFLAGISSPQQRLPLGFVFPFSCRQMGLDKAELICWSKGFSCSDVEGKDVVELLQSAINKQELCHVDVVALMNDTVGTMMTCSTEGEPCEVALVMGTSTNSCFMAEAQQVEMAGKASGQMCVNTEWGCFGDDGSLSDILTPYDQRVDQESANPGEKRFEKLVGSLYLGEIVRHVLTALAAEKALLIGSNIDVLRTKDVLKTQHVLEISNNEEGMAMARSALETLGLQPSEQDCCRVQQICRAVVSRAAALGAAGLAAILSHMRQSRELEQMVVNVGVDSKLYRGHSRFGEILQSVTGLLAPECRATLLPSVDGTGRGAAMVTAVALRLAAQRREVEQLLAPLRLSHADLERVQVLMRREMELGLGRESNANSSVRMLPTYVRSTPDGTERGEFLALDLGGTNFRVLVVRVAQDGIHMASEIYVIPTTVMQGTGEALFDHIIECIMDFQLKQNLMDQVLPLGFTFSFPCQQLGLDKAVLLSWTKGFSASGCVGQDVVHLLREAAQRKQHLGLKVVAVVNDTVGTMMSCGYEDPKCEIGLIVGTGTNACYMEEMENVGTVEGEQGRMCINMEWGAFGDNGCLDDFFTNFDRLVDEKTINMGKQRFEKLISGMYLGEIVRHVLLALVEKQVLFRGKPCPKLQTRDIFQTKFLSTIETDGLALQKVRAILQDLDLQASFEDSILVREVCQTVSLRAAQLCAAGLAAVVEKMRENRGLARLSVTVGVDGTLYKMHPHFSQNLQKMLRDLAPNCTVTLLQSEDGSGKGAALVAAVAWREAEL
- the UNC5A gene encoding netrin receptor UNC5A gives rise to the protein MGARPRRRRAPAAAAAAAATTAAAAAPGPLGALLAAALLAAAGAQQSATVANPVSGASSDLLPHFQLEPEDVYIVKNKAVSLACRATPATQIYFKCNGEWVHQGDHVTQHSTDRGTGLPVMEVRIEVTRQQVEKIFGLEEYWCQCVAWSSSGTTKSQKAFVRIAYLRKNFEQEPTARDVSIEQGIVLPCRPPEGIPPAEVEWLRNEELVDPALDANVYVTPEHSLVLRQARLADTANYTCVAKNIVARRRSASAAITVYVNGGWSTWTQWSGCSTSCGRGWQKRSRTCTNPTPLNGGAFCEGQNVQKTACTTLCPVDGAWSEWSKWSVCGAECTHWRSRECSEPAPRNGGRDCHGPELDTRNCTSELCSHAAPGAEDVALYVGLVAVAVCLVLLLLVGVLVYCRKKGGLDADVADSSILTAGFQPVSIKPSKADNPSLLTIQPDLSTATMTYQGSLCPRQDGPAKLQLPNGHLLSPLGAGRHTLHHSSPAAEGADFVARLSTQSYFRSLPRGTTNMAYGTFNFLGGRLMIPNTGISLLIPPDAIPRGKIYEVYLTLHKQEEVRLPLAGCQTLLSPIVSCGPPGVLLTRPAILAMGHCVEASAENWSIRLKKQSCEGTWEDVLQLGAEPCTELYYCQLEAQACYIFTEQLGRFALVGESLSMAASKRLKLVLFAPAACPSLEYNIRVYCLSDTQDVLKEVIQLEKQLGGQLIGAPRVLHFKDSYHNLRLSIHDMPSSLWKSKLLASYQEIPFYHIWSGLQPFLHCTFTLERLSPSTCELACKIWVWQVEGDGQSFTINFNIAKDTRFSDWLVPDSEVGAPALVGPSAFKIPFLIRQKIISSLDPPGTRGADWRTLAQKLNLDSHLSFFASKPSPTAMILNLWEARHFPNGNLSQLAAAVAEVGKQDSALFAVSEAEC